The nucleotide window GTTCCTCGCCCACCGCGGTTGGTTCGTGGCGAACGTGCCGATCGTCCCGCCGCTGCCGCCACCCGCCGAACTCCTCGCCATCGATCCCCGGCGCGTGTTCGCGATGACCATCCGTCCGTCACGTCTGGCCGAACTGCGCCGGGTCCGCGCCCAGCATCTGCACCTGTCGGCGAGCGACTACGTCGACCTGCCCTCGATCCGCGGCGAAATCCGCGAGGCCGAGATCCTCGCGCTGCGACACCGCTGGTACACCGTCGACGTCACCGCGAAGTCGGTCGAAGAAGCCTCTCGCGAGATCCTCGACCTGCGGGAGATGGGAAAGGGCTGAGCGCCGGCGATCGTGCGGCCCCACCCCCGTCGGGTTCGCCCCGACACCGTCCCGCGCCGCAGGCCCGGTGTCCCGTCCACTTCGTCCGTGCGATCCAGGGAACTCGATCGGCGGCGGACCCGGGCTCTCGGCCGGGCCCACGTTCGACCGAATGAACCGAGATCAGACCCCCGAAGGAGTCGACATGTTCCGCAGCGCTCGAATCCCTGCCGTGCTCGGCGCGGTCCTGCTCGGGGCCGCGCTGGCCGTTCCGCACTTCGCCCTCGCCGGCGAGAGCTACGGCTACGACGAGACGTCGAAGACGCACGACATCGTCGAGACCGCGGCCACCGACGCGAGCTTCGACACCCTGGTCAAGGCCGTGAGGGCCGCCGGGCTGACCGAGACCCTCGAGGGCGACGGGCCCTACACGCTCTTCGCCCCCACCGACGCGGCCTTCGACGCCCTGCCCGAGGGCAAGCTCGAGAGCCTGATGAAGCCCGAGAACAAGGACCGGCTCGCGTCGATCCTCAGCTACCACGTGGTTCCCGCAGAGATCACCGCTTCGCAGGCGATGAAGATGGACGAGGGCTCGACCGTCCACGGCGACGCGTTGATGCTGTCCACCCGTGATCGGACCCTGCGCGTCAACGACGCCAGC belongs to Candidatus Krumholzibacteriia bacterium and includes:
- a CDS encoding fasciclin domain-containing protein, with amino-acid sequence MFRSARIPAVLGAVLLGAALAVPHFALAGESYGYDETSKTHDIVETAATDASFDTLVKAVRAAGLTETLEGDGPYTLFAPTDAAFDALPEGKLESLMKPENKDRLASILSYHVVPAEITASQAMKMDEGSTVHGDALMLSTRDRTLRVNDASVVESGIEASNGVIHAIDRVLMPTSGGSTGR